Part of the Deltaproteobacteria bacterium CG2_30_66_27 genome, GGTACCGGGCGGATGCGTGGCCCGGCGAACGTCTGCACACGGAAATGGGTCTGTATCGTCTGCGCGGTACTGTGTGCTACCCCGCGAAAGCGACATCGAGAAGACCGTCGGAAAGCCGTGTGCGGGAAACTCGCACGCACGGTTTGAAAGGGGGATCTGGAAACGGGGTGGCGTAACCGCCGCAACCGCGCCAGAATTCTACCAATGGTGCGGCCGGAGGGGAAAATACGCATCGACGAGGGCGATATCGAGGAACGGTTCATCCGCTCCTCCGGGCCCGGCGGGCAGAACGTCAACAAGGTCGCGACGGCGGTCCAGCTGCGCTTCGACGTGCGCCGCTCCCGGTCCCTGCCCGAAGGGGTGCGCGAACGGCTGATCCGGCTTGCCGGAAAGCGGGTGACGGGCGAGGGCGTGCTGGTCATCGAGGCCAGCCGGTTCCGGACACGGGAACGGAACCGTCGGGACGCAAGGGACCGCCTGGTCCAGTGGCTCGAAAAAGCCGCCGCGCCCGTCAAGCCCCGAAGGAAGACTCGACCGACCGCGGGATCGAGGGAGCGCCGGCTCGAGGGGAAGCAGCAACGGAGCGAAACGAAGCGGGTGCGCAAGCCGGTTTCATCTTCCGACGATTGACGGATCCTCCGGTTGACCTGCGTCAAGGACGGGAGGGGGCTCCTCGCGGATAATCCTCCGGAAGGGAAAATTTTTCCGGAGGTGGGTCGATGAGCGGTTGCCCGGGTTCGAGGACGATGACGTTTGCAAAGGACGACGGGGCGGAGGTTCCGGCGGGAAAGGTCCCTTCCCAGCTTCGCCAGTGGCCGATCCAGCTGCACCTGGTCTCCCCGGCGGCCCCGTATTTCCAGGGGGCGGACGTGGTGCTGGCGGCGGACTGCGTTCCCTTCGCCATGGGGGATTTCCACAACGCGTACCTGAAGGGGAAGGCCCTCGCGATCGGCTGCCCGAAGCTCGACGGGGACCAGGAGATCTACCTTGAGAAGATCCGCGGTCTGTTCGAGGAGGCGAAGATCAACTCCCTGACGGTGACGATCATGCAAGTCCCGTGCTGCCGCGGGTTGCTCGGCCTGGCGATGCAGGCCTTGAAGGCGAGTTCGCGAAAGGTCCCGGTCAAGTCCGTGGTCGTGAGCCTGCAGGGCGAGGTGCTGCAGGAGGAGTGGGCCGCCGCCTGACCGGCGGCCGTTTCAGCGGCCGAGGCGTTTCCCTGCGCCGTTGACGCCGTTGGCACCGGTGGCTGCCTCGACCGGCGGGGCCAGCCGGAGCTTCCGGCTCTGCATCGACACGGCCACGATGCCGGACCGGGCGACGTCGATCTCCCCGAAGGTCCGCATCGCGTCGATGAACTCCTCGACCTTCTCGACCGGGCCGGTGCACTCCACCCCGAACCCGTCCGCGCTGGCGTCGACCACCCGGGCCCCATACATCTCCGCGCTCCGCAGGATCCCCGCGCGATTCTCCGAGGTGGTCCGCACGCGCACCAGCGCCATCTCGCGGCGGACGGCGAGGCACTCCGTCAGGTCCGAGGCCTGGAGCACGTTGATCAGCTTGTTCATCTGCTTGATGACCTGCCTGCGCAGGACCGGCTCGATGTCGACCACGATCGTCATGCGGGACTGCGCCGCGTCGAGGGTGCGCGCGACCGTCAGGCTGTCGATGTTCCACCCCCGGGCGCTCAACACCCCGGTGACCCGCATCAGCGCCCCCGGCTTGTTCTCCACCAGCAGGGAAATCGTCTGCAGCATCGCTTCCTCCCCCCGGATTTCCCGATATCCGACTAGACCGTCGCCGCTTTCGGCGGTCCGAGCACCATCTCGTCGATCGCCGCGCCGGCCGGGACCATCGGGTAGACGCACTCGAACGACGACACCTTGACGTTCAGCAGGTACGGCCCTGGGTGGCGGACCGCGTCGTCCAGCGCCTGCCCGATCTCCCCCGGATCCTCCACCGTCCGCCCGGGGAACCCGTAGGCGCCCGCCAGCATCGATGCGTCGGGAAATCCCTCGAGGGCTACGGCGGAGAGCCGGTTGTTGTAGAAAAGCTCCTGCCATTGCCGCACCATACCGAGGTACCCGTTGTTCATCACGACGATCTTGATCGGCAGGCGGTGATTGGCCACCGTCGCCAGCTCGGGGATCGACATCTGGAAGCCGCCGTCCCCCACCAGGGCGAAGACGAGCTGGCCCGGATTGGCGATCTGCGCGCCGATCGCGGAAGGAAGCCCGAACCCCATCGAGCCGAGGCCCCCGGAGCTGAGCCACAGCCGCGGCCCGTTGAACCGCAGGAACTGCGCTCCCCACATCTGGTGTTGCCCCACGTCGGAACAGACGATCGCGTCTCCGCCGGAGAGCCGGTCGATCTCGCGCACCAGGTGCTGCGGCTTGATCTCGGTGTCGGACACGGAAGGGCTGAGGGGATACTCCGCGGCCCACGATGCGATCTTCCCCTTCCACTCCTTCCGGTCGGCAGCACGCCGATCCTTGTGGGAGGGAGCGAGCTCCGCAAGGACGGTGTTCATCTTCTCGAGGACCGGTCCCAAGTGCCCGACGATCGGCAGGTCCGCCGCCCGGTTCTTCCCGATCTCGACGGGGTCGATGTCCACGTGGATCACCCGCGCGTGGGGGGCGAAGGCGTCGAGCCGGCCCGTCACGAGGTCGTCGAAGCGGACGCCCAGCCCGATGATCAGGTCGGTGTGGGTCATCGCCATGTTCGCGGCGTAGCTTCCGTGCATGCCGGGCATGCTGATGAAGTTCGGGTGGCCGGAGGGGAGCCCCCCGAGCCTCATCAGCGTGCACACGGCGGGCGCGTCGATCGTTTCCACGAGCTCGCGCAACGTCCTGGAAGCCTCGGCGGCGATCACCCCGCCGCCTGCGAAGACGAGCGGCCGCTGCGCCTCCCACATCATCTCCGCCGCCCGCCGGATCTGTCCCGCGTGTCCCTCGGAGGAGAATTTATACCCCGGCAGGTGGATCGTTCCGACCGGCTCGTAGTGCGCGTTCCCCATGAAGACGTCCTTGGGGATGTCCACCAGGACCGGCCCCGGACGCCCGCTGGCGGCGATGTAGAAGGCCTCGTGGATCGCCTGCGGCAGCTCGGCGGCGCTCTTCACGAGGAAGTTGTGCTTCGTGCAGGCGCGGGTGATGCCGAACGTGTCCGCCTCCTGGAACGCGTCGCTTCCGATCAGTTTCGTCGAGACTTGGCCCGTGATCGCCACGATGGGGATCGAGTCGAGAAGGGCGTCCACCAGCCCGGTGACGAGATTCGTCGCCCCCGGCCCCGAAGTCGCGCAGCAGACGCCGACCTTGCGGTGGAGCGGGCGTACCCTTGCGCCGCGAAGCAGGCGTTCTCCTCGTGGCGGACGAGGTAATGCTTGACCTTGGCGTCGTAGAGCACGTCGTAGAAGGGGAGGGTCACGCCGCCGGGGTATCCGAAGAGGCAATCGACGCCTTCCCGGAGAAGGCACTCCACCAGGATGTTCGCGCCGGTCATCAGGTTCGACATGTCGGGTCCCTTTCCGGGGGGGGTCGGCAAACGCCAATTTGTCCTGATTGGACGCACGGTTTCGCCCTTCGGTTCCGTCCGGCGAGGCGCATTTCGACGTCCGGCGGCGAGTTGACAGTGCGGACCGGGTCGTGTATAAACGTCCTTTGCTTGATGGGGTGGTAGTTAAGCTGGTTATAACGCCGGCCTGTCACGCCGGAGGCCGCGGGTTCAAGTCCCGTCCACCCCGCCATGAACATTCGGAGCCCCTCCGGGTAGCAGGTCCGGGGGGGCTTTCTGCTTTTCTCCGTGTCGCGCCATTCCTTCGATTATCAGGGGAATCGATGCCGCCGTTGATCCGTAGACTTCCATGCTGACCGTCACCAACCTCTCCAAATCGTATGGGAGGCAGGACCTGTTCGAGGGGGCCTCGTTCCAGGTGGCGCCCGGCGAGCGGGTCGGCGTGGTGGGCCGCAACGGGTCGGGAAAGACCACCCTGTTCCGGATCCTCCTCGGGGAGGAGGCGTCCGACACCGGCGCGGTGACCGTTCCCGCCGGGTACCGGATCGGGTACCTCGCGCAGCATCTCCGGTTCGACCACAAGACGGTGCTCGCCGAGGCGGCCTCCGCGCTCCCCCCACGCGAAGACGGGACGGACGAGACGTACAAGGCAAAAGCGGTCCTCGCCGGGCTCGGGTTTTCCGAGGACGATTTCTCCGTCGGCCCGGCCACTCTTTCCGGCGGCTACCAGGTTCGCCTCAACCTCGCCCGAACGCTTCTTTCCGTTCCCGATCTGCTCCTCCTCGACGAGCCGACCAACTACCTGGACGTCGTCTCCATCCGGTGGCTCGGGCGGTTCCTTCGCGGCTGGCGGGGAGCGCTCATGATGATCACTCACGACCGGGATTTCATGGACGGGGTCACGACCCACACGATGGCGATCCACCGTTCGCGGGTGAGGAAGATGTCCGGCGGGACGGAGAAGCTGTACGGGCAGATCCTCCAGGAGGAGGAGATCCACGAGCAGACGCGGAAAAACGACGAGAAGAAGCGGGAGGAGGCGGAGGCGTTCATCTCCCGGTTCCGGGCCCAGGCCACCAAGGCACGCGCCGTGCAGTCGCGCATCAAGGCGTTGGCCCGCCACGAGCGGCTGGAGAAGCTTTCCAACGTCCGGAACCTCGATTTCCGCTTCACGGAGGCGTCCTTCACCGGGAAGTGGATGTTGGAGGTCGCGGACCTTTCGTTCGGATACGACGCCCGGCATCCTCTCATCGAGGGGCTGTCGTTTCACGTCGCGAAGGGGGACCGGATCGCGGTCGTGGGTCCGAACGGGCGGGGGAAGACGACCTTGCTTCGCCTTCTCGCAGGCGAGCTCGATCCCGTGAGCGGCCTGGTGAAGCCGACCGTAAACCTCAAGGTCGGCTACTTCGGGCAGACGAACGTGGACCGTCTGCAGCCCGGATATTCGGTCGAGGAGGAGGTGCGGCATGCGAACCCCGCTCTTACGCGGACCCAGGTCCGCTCCCTCTGCGGCGCGGTGATGTTCGGGGGAGCCTCGGCGGAGAAGCGGGTCTCGGTGCTGTCGGGCGGGGAGCGCAGCCGCGTGCTGCTCGGAAAGATCCTCGCCACCCCGGTGAACCTCCTGCTGCTCGACGAACCGACGAACCACCTCGACCAGGAGTCGGTGGACGCCTTCGTCGAGGCGGTCAACGCGTTCGAGGGGGCGGTGATCCTCGTCACGCACATCGAGCGGGTCCTCTCCGCCATGGCGACGAAGCTGGTCGTCTTCGACGGCGGGGCGGTCAAGGTGTTCGACGGCGGGTACGGCGAATTCCTCGACCGCGTCGGCTGGCAGGCGGAGGCGGCGGAGGGCGGAAAGGCGGTGAGTTCCCGTTCCCGACCGGCGAAGGGGCGTGACGCGCGGAGAGAGCGTGCCCGGATCGTCGCTCTCCGGTCGAAGGAGATCGGGGCCTTGAGGAAAAAAGTCGAGGAGATCGAGGCGGAGATCCTGCTGCTGGAGAGCCGTCTGCCGGGGGAAGAGGAGGCGCTGATCGATGCGTCGAGGAGGAACGACCGCCCGGCGATCCGGACGCTTTCCACGACGACCGCCACGGCCCGCGTGCGAATCGAGCTCCTTTTCGGGGAGATGGTCTCCCTCGGCGAACGGCTGAGGGAGGCGGAGAAGGCTTACGCGGAGGAGCTCGGGGACGAGAACGGTTGAGGCGTCGGACATCACGGGATCATCATCTTCGGCTGCGTGATAAGATACCTCCGAGTCCATGCTTCCGGGGTGCCCGTGAAACCTGACATCGATCGGATCGAAGCGGTCGACGACGAAATCGCCGCATCGCTACGTGGGATGGGACCTGCAGAGCGCCTTGCCTTGGTGTTCCAGGCGGAACGGTTCGTCCGGGATCTGATGCGCGCCGGGGCACGGAACCGGCACCCGGAGTGGAACGAGGCGGAAGTCGAAAATGAAGTCGCCCGCCTGTGGGCCGATGGATCAGTCTGAACTTCTCAGAAAAGTGGTCGAGGCGCTCGATGCGACCGGGGCGGAGTATCTGCTCGTCGGTTCCGTGGCCTCCTCCGTCTACGGGGAGCCACGCCTCACCCTGGACATCGACATCGTGGCCGACCTGTCGGAAAGTCATCTGCCGCGCTTCCTGACGTTTTTTCCGCCGGAAGAGTTCTATGTATCCCGGGAAGCGGTCGTTGCCGCGGTTCGGGAGATGCGCCAGTTCAACATCGTTCACCCGGCATCCGGCTTGAAGGTCGACATGATCGTAAGGAAACCGGACGAGTTCGACAGGAGCCGGTTTTCCCGGAAGCGGTCCATCGGGATTTTCCCGGACCGTTCGGCCGTGTTCGCATCCCCCGAGGACGTCATCATCAAGAAGATGGAATATTACAGGGACGGAGGCACGGAAAAACACCTGCGAGACATCACCGGCATCCTGAAGGTATCGGACGCCGACCTGGATCGTGGATATGTCGATCGGTGGGCGAAAGCGAAGGGATTGACCGAAATCTGGAAGGCGGTCCTTGCGAGAGCGAAAGAATGATCGTCCGGATTTCCCGCTTTTCTTTGAAAAGCTCGTGTCTATTTCGCCCCGTCACCTCTCGAAATCCTCCAGCAGAGTCTCCTTCGGAGCGAACTGATCTCGTCCAGGTCGTCACTAGAGGATTTCTTATGCAGATGGCATTGTGTGATGCCTACTTGAGTAGTTACGAAAAATCCACCACCGGGTGATGGGC contains:
- a CDS encoding acetolactate synthase small subunit; the encoded protein is MLQTISLLVENKPGALMRVTGVLSARGWNIDSLTVARTLDAAQSRMTIVVDIEPVLRRQVIKQMNKLINVLQASDLTECLAVRREMALVRVRTTSENRAGILRSAEMYGARVVDASADGFGVECTGPVEKVEEFIDAMRTFGEIDVARSGIVAVSMQSRKLRLAPPVEAATGANGVNGAGKRLGR
- a CDS encoding aminoacyl-tRNA hydrolase — translated: MVRPEGKIRIDEGDIEERFIRSSGPGGQNVNKVATAVQLRFDVRRSRSLPEGVRERLIRLAGKRVTGEGVLVIEASRFRTRERNRRDARDRLVQWLEKAAAPVKPRRKTRPTAGSRERRLEGKQQRSETKRVRKPVSSSDD
- a CDS encoding 4Fe-4S ferredoxin; amino-acid sequence: MSGCPGSRTMTFAKDDGAEVPAGKVPSQLRQWPIQLHLVSPAAPYFQGADVVLAADCVPFAMGDFHNAYLKGKALAIGCPKLDGDQEIYLEKIRGLFEEAKINSLTVTIMQVPCCRGLLGLAMQALKASSRKVPVKSVVVSLQGEVLQEEWAAA